In Candidatus Hydrogenedentota bacterium, the genomic window ACCTTGCCTTGGGATTCCTGGGCGAGTTCCTGGCCCGCTGCTTCCGAGGTGTCCTTGGAACGCCCGCACACGGCGACCGCCGCGCCTTCTTTCGCGAAAGCGAGCGCACAGGCCCTGCCGATACCGCGCGTGCCGCCTGTGACCAATACCACTTTGCCCTGGAATTCGCTCACGGGATTCCCCCTCTTTCTCTCGTGTTAAGACGCGGACTCGGCGTCCGCTTCATCCTGGTTGTCAGAAGACTCATTCGTCGAACCGTCGAGCGACTCTTCGGTCACACGGACTTCGTTGAGTCCGTCGCGAATGAGGTTGATAAGGTCGTGTTTGGCGGCGAGTTCGGCTCCCTTGATGGCGTTGGCGACGCCTTTGGCGGAACATGCGCCGTGAAGAATGATGACAATACCGTTGACGCCGAGAAGCGGCGCGCCGGGGTATTCGTTGGGGTCGATGACGCGCTTGAGGCGCTTGTACGCGCCGCGACTGAGGACCGCGCCAATGATGCTGAGAATACTCGACTTCAACTCGCGGGTCAGCAGTGTCTTTACGAGCGACCCGGCGGCTTCGCTGGTCTTCAGCACGACGTTGCCTACGAATCCGTCGCACACCACGATGTCCGCGGCGCCCTTAAACAGCGCCTTGGGCTCGATGTTGCCGATGAAGTTCACATGCGGAGCCGCGCTCAGGATTCGGTGCACCGTCTTCGCGAGGTCGTTGCCCTTGGCCTGTTCCTCACCGATATTGAGGAGACCAACTCTGGGGTTGACGTTGCCGAGGACTTGCGTCGAATACACGACGCCCATCTCCGCAAAGTCGCAGAGATGGCGGGCGTTGCAGTCCACGTTTGCGCCCAGGTCGAGAACGAGGCACCGGCCCGTTGACGTTGGCAAGAGCTGGCAAATGGGAGGGCGGGCAACGCCCTGAATAGGCCGTAGAATCGTACGCGCGGCCATCATTACCGCGCCGGTATTGCCCGCGCTGACAACAGCATCCGCGGCGCCTTGTTTGACAAGGCGCATCGCTACCGATAGCGAGGCGTCCTTCTTCTTGCGAACGCCCAACATCGGCGAGTCTTCCATCGTAATGACTTCGGACGCGTGAACGATCGAGATGTTCTTGCGGCTGGCATGCTTGCCCAGCGTCTCTCGCAGCTTCGTCTCGTTCCCGACGAGGATCAACTCCAAGCCGGGCGACTCGCTGGCTTTCACCGCCCCGCGCACTTCCGGGTACGGGGCGTTGTCCGAGCCCATGGCATCGATGGCAATGCGCATCATGGCTCCTGAGCCGGCCGTAAGCGGACGGCTACAGTTTATCGGCGTTGACTACGAGCCGCTCTCTGTAGTGCCCGCACTTCGGGCATACCCGGTGAGGCATAATCGGCTCGCCGCAGCTTGGGCAATCGGAGAAAATCTTCTTCGCAAGCGCGTGATGCGAGCGGCGCGTTCTCTTGCCGGTTTTACCGGTTCGTCTCTTTGGTACAGGCACTGTCAGTCCTCCAACCGATTCGGTTTCTTTTTCAAGTCTGGAAACATGTCCGCCAGACCCTTCAAACCCGTCTCCGATAGCCCCGACTCGGGCTCGGGAACACAGCCGCACGGGGCCGTATTCAGATTCGCGCCACATTGCGGACACAATCCCGCGCAATCGTCGTTGCACAGCATCTTCGCCGGCAACGCAAGCACAACCTCATCCCACGTCGCCGGGGCGAGGTTGATAGACACTCCCTCAAACATAATGACGCCGGAGTCTTCGTCAAACTCCTCGTCCTCGTCGTCCTCAAACTCTTCGAGAGGACTTCGGGCAGACCCGTGGACGAACACCCAGATGACTTCCGCGTCAAACGGTTTCTCGACACCGCACAGACAACGGTCGCAGATGCCGAGAAACGTCCCGGATACACGGCCGTGAAATATATACTCGGCGTCGACGTGCGAAAACACGCCGGAAACCGTGACAGGACCAAGATCCAAGTCGCGTACGTTTGCCGGGCGGACCACGTCGGCTCCCACCACCCGCGAAAAGGGCGTACCCTCCGGGGAGATGGACGAAAGGGCAACTTCAAGTACGTTCACAATAGCCCGCCTTCTAAGAATCTTGGCGCTCTTCCTGCCGCGTTTCTTCCCAGACAAGCACAACGCACATTCGGCGTCGGGCTGAAAGGTTCCACAAACAGCGGAAACATCAGAGTTTATCAAATGATGGCAGAGGCGTTCAAATTGGGAGAGGGGCAGAGAGATTGGCGCCCTGCGAGTCCCATAAGCCCCATCGGTCCCCAAAAGGCAAGAGGCTCTCTCCGACCTTTCAGTCTCCCGGCGTGGATCTCGCCTATACCGTGACTCCCACCGCCATTTCCGCGTACACTATCTGTATTCAATCTGAACCGAGTTGTCACTGAGGTTGCCATGTCGTATTCACTACCCGAACTGGAGGCGAGGCTCGAACCTCATTACCGGAGGGTGCCCACCGATCAGCTTCCACCGGTGACGCGAAACCCCGTCCATGTCGTCCTCGATAATCTCCGAAGTGCGTTTAATGTCGGCTCGATTTTCCGGACTTCGGATGCGGGGGCCGTCGAACACATCCATTTGTGTGGATTAACGGCCTTTCCTCCCAATCCAAAGCTAACAAAGACCGCCTTGGGCGCCCACGAGTATGTTCCATGGACCCACCATGCGACGACCGCCGCCGCCATTCACCATCTCAAGAGCCAGGGTGTTCTGTGTGTCGCGGTCGAGGTGACGGAGAACTCCGTGCCTCACACAACGTTTGAGTGGCCCCAGCCCGTGGGCATCGTCTTCGGAAACGAAGTGTGGGGCATCAAACCCGAGACTCTCGCGTTGTGCGATGCCGTGGTGAACATCCCCATGCGCGGCCACAAAAACACGATCAATGTCGCGACAGCGTTTGGCGTGGTGCTCTACGAAGTCCTGCGCCGCTGGGGAGCGGCCTAGCGTTCGCGCGCGTGCTGCACGCGAATTACTATTCGCATCTATCGCAGCGGCTATTCAATTGACAGGCCTTTGGAGCACGGTTTTGCTCCTACAGTCTCAGTAAACCGCCGCATCTCTCGCAGAATTACCCCAATTGACTCAGGCATCGGCGTTACGGTTTCAGTATGAGAGGCGTACGGTCCTGGAAATTAAAACGGCTAGGGGGGGAGTGCCCGAAACCGAAGGTCGTGGGCCGTTACACACACTATCTCGTGGCCTCAAACGGGGTGC contains:
- a CDS encoding SDR family NAD(P)-dependent oxidoreductase, which gives rise to MSEFQGKVVLVTGGTRGIGRACALAFAKEGAAVAVCGRSKDTSEAAGQELAQESQGKV
- the plsX gene encoding phosphate acyltransferase PlsX; translated protein: MMRIAIDAMGSDNAPYPEVRGAVKASESPGLELILVGNETKLRETLGKHASRKNISIVHASEVITMEDSPMLGVRKKKDASLSVAMRLVKQGAADAVVSAGNTGAVMMAARTILRPIQGVARPPICQLLPTSTGRCLVLDLGANVDCNARHLCDFAEMGVVYSTQVLGNVNPRVGLLNIGEEQAKGNDLAKTVHRILSAAPHVNFIGNIEPKALFKGAADIVVCDGFVGNVVLKTSEAAGSLVKTLLTRELKSSILSIIGAVLSRGAYKRLKRVIDPNEYPGAPLLGVNGIVIILHGACSAKGVANAIKGAELAAKHDLINLIRDGLNEVRVTEESLDGSTNESSDNQDEADAESAS
- the rpmF gene encoding 50S ribosomal protein L32; protein product: MPVPKRRTGKTGKRTRRSHHALAKKIFSDCPSCGEPIMPHRVCPKCGHYRERLVVNADKL
- a CDS encoding DUF177 domain-containing protein, which encodes MNVLEVALSSISPEGTPFSRVVGADVVRPANVRDLDLGPVTVSGVFSHVDAEYIFHGRVSGTFLGICDRCLCGVEKPFDAEVIWVFVHGSARSPLEEFEDDEDEEFDEDSGVIMFEGVSINLAPATWDEVVLALPAKMLCNDDCAGLCPQCGANLNTAPCGCVPEPESGLSETGLKGLADMFPDLKKKPNRLED
- a CDS encoding RNA methyltransferase, producing the protein MSYSLPELEARLEPHYRRVPTDQLPPVTRNPVHVVLDNLRSAFNVGSIFRTSDAGAVEHIHLCGLTAFPPNPKLTKTALGAHEYVPWTHHATTAAAIHHLKSQGVLCVAVEVTENSVPHTTFEWPQPVGIVFGNEVWGIKPETLALCDAVVNIPMRGHKNTINVATAFGVVLYEVLRRWGAA